In a genomic window of Gossypium arboreum isolate Shixiya-1 chromosome 9, ASM2569848v2, whole genome shotgun sequence:
- the LOC108457496 gene encoding uncharacterized protein LOC108457496 yields MEESDFFQDEPVVTQARAGAKFQPKFKRKAKDGASGSIPSKPPVILKDEATTVASTAINAVQVVEPDNVVYGSKGSQLINPSQVTVTDSLLAEAAVSNCCNDTNSSFERTVGENADLYFGLECLDPLLTQSSTNDGDNRTDHERTRTEFQEAGVFPDVDTQDIMFGMTTASGRRTGKFKPKPRLQTSVPASPPTVVEWVMHPATAQFVPSETAFEEGSIPDFPSDHVPNCAPVDLGSFIPPDPSTSECPVNEELANLAVASNAGVDLSGDVPDMPTEVSSLVSNPSRESKQSSTGGEVNGKSEARKQLREQVTTPHIVDDLEDGTCNDDGLAAELPSCYAIDEDKDDNDDDEFNVEHASPKRRTSKRSKKPVKESEKPPRKRKKANEAQEHKKANEASDNPEKEQRKKFSHSTRRKRRFVDESLLTTPEDEIDFAKVALKDLILLADYKERIAKKEAKALKEPLTDQSTQKRLNEENAHDEESSIASEQDQGIMDDQVNGSAQSDIYFNYQTLMTKEPRARWSKQDTELFYGAIRQFGPDFSLIQQLFPGRSRHQIKLKFKNEERRSPFKISEALASRASDHSYFAKVIEQLQQVSGADPEAHGDVSNDLTREEEEVTPENNEEAAKSKQDEDVSVGDQEADITQDHSSLKSNEMDDEDEDDDDEILNSYQSAF; encoded by the exons ATGGAAGAGTCTGATTTTTTTCAGGATGAGCCGGTTGTAACCCAAG CTCGGGCCGGTGCCAAGTTTCAACCCAAGTTTAAACGTAAAGCTAAAGATGGAGCCTCTGGCTCAATCCCTTCAAAACCCCCTGTAATCTTGAAGGATGAGGCCACGACGGTAGCATCCACAGCCATTAATGCAGTTCAAGTTGTGGAGCCCGATAACGTTGTATATGGCAGTAAGGGCTCCCAACTAATAAACCCATCCCAAGTAACCGTCACAGATTCTCTGCTTGCCGAGGCTGCCGTTTCGAATTGTTGCAATGATACGAATTCGAGCTTTGAAAGAACAGTTGGGGAG AATGCAGACTTATATTTTGGCTTGGAATGTCTTGATCCATTACTTACTCAGTCTTCGACTAATGATGGAGATAATCGGACTGATCATGAAAGAACTCGGACAGAG TTTCAGGAAGCAGGAGTCTTTCCTGATGTTGATACTCAAGATATTATGTTTGGTATGACAACTGCCTCTG GAAGGCGTACTGGAAAATTCAAACCCAAGCCTAGGCTACAAACTAGTGTACCTGCCTCACCACCTACTGTGGTTGAGTGGGTTATGCATCCTGCAACTGCTCAGTTTGTTCCTTCTGAAACAGCATTTGAAGAGGGCTCAATTCCTGACTTTCCATCCGATCATGTTCCCAATTGCGCACCTGTGGATTTAGGTTCTTTTATTCCTCCAGATCCTTCTACCTCTGAATGTCCGGTGAATGAGGAACTGGCAAACCTTGCAGTAGCTTCTAATGCAGGTGTTGATCTTTCTGGAGATGTTCCTGACATGCCTACAGAAGTG AGTTCTCTAGTATCAAATCCTTCTCGAGAGTCCAAACAGTCTTCCACTGGTGGTGAGGTGAATGGAAAGAGCGAAGCAAGAAAGCAGTTGAGAGAGCAGGTGACTACTCCACATATTGTTGATGATCTTGAGGATGGGACTTGTAATGACGATGGCCTAGCTGCTGAACTCCCCAGTTGTTATGCTATCGATGAGGATAAAGACGACAATGATGATGATGAATTTAATGTGGAGCATGCATCTCCAAAGAGGAGAACTTCTAAGAGGTCAAAGAAACCTGTGAAGGAAAGTGAAAAACCTCCTCGAAAACGTAAGAAAGCTAAtgaagctcaagagcataagAAAGCCAATGAAGCATCAGATAATCCAGAAAAAGAACAGCGGAAGAAATTTTCTCATTCAACTCGTAGAAAGAGGAGATTTG TGGATGAGTCTTTACTAACCACGCCAGAGGACGAAATTGACTTTGCAAAGGTGGCCTTGAAGGATCTCATTCTATTAGCAGATTATAAGGAGCGGATAGCG AAGAAAGAGGCGAAAGCATTAAAAGAACCTTTGACCGATCAAAG TACTCAAAAGAGATTGAATGAAGAAAATGCTCATGATGAAGAAAGCTCTATTGCTTCAGAACAAGACCAAGGTATTATGGATGATCAAGTCAATGGTAGCGCCCAATCAGACATCTACTTTAATTACCAGACTCTCATGACAAAAGAACCCAGAGCAAGATGGTCAAAACAAGACACAGAGTTGTTTTATGGG GCTATTCGGCAATTTGGACCTGATTTTTCATTGATACAACAACTTTTTCCTGGAAGAAGTCGTCATCAGATCAAGCTAAAATTTAAGAATGAAGAGCGTCGATCTCCATTTAAAATTTCAGAGGCTTTAGCAAGTCGTGCCAGCG ATCATTCCTATTTTGCAAAGGTGATCGAGCAGTTGCAACAAGTTTCTGGTGCAGATCCGGAGGCTCATGGAGATGTTTCCAATGATTTAACACGTGAAGAGGAAGAGGTCACTCCCGAAAATAAT GAGGAAGCAGCGAAATCCAAGCAGGATGAGGATGTATCAGTTGGAGATCAAGAAGCTGATATTACCCAAGACCATAGTAGTTTGAAGTCCAATGAAATGGATGATGAGGAtgaggatgatgatgatgaaatacTGAATTCATATCAAAGTGCATTTTAG